TTGTGGAATTGAGCGGCGACGATAATCGCTTGCACGTTGACCCCAGTTACGCCGCCCGTACCAGTTTCAAAAAGCCGGTGGCGCACGGCATGTTGGGCGTATCGTTTATCTCCACCATTATTGGCACGCGCTTGCCGGGTGATGGCGCGTTGTGGTTCGCCCAAAATCTCGAATTTCTGTTGCCGGTTCGGGTGGGCGATACCTTGACAGTACGCGCCGAGGTGTTGCGTAAAATTGATCGGATGCAAGTCATTGAATTGCAGACGGATATTTTTAATCAACACCGTCAAAAAGTCACCACGGGTGTGGCGAAAATCAAAGTCGTGGAAATCGAAGACGATCCCAGTATCGAGCCGGAACCCCCGCGCCCGGTGGCATTGGTCGTGGGCGGTTCGGGCGGCATTGGTAGCGCGGTATGCCGTCACTTGGCGGCAGCCGGTTTTGATGTGGCGGTTCACTATTTCACACAAGTGGCGAATGCGGAAGCGGTGCTGCGCGATGTTGAAGCAACCGGGCAAAAAGCGGTGATGGTGGCGGCGGATATTCGTAACGAAACCGCTGTTGCGAATATGGCGCATTACGTGCAGCGGCATTTGGGCAACATTACGGTATTGGTCAATTGCACCACGGCGCCAATGGCGGCGATCCGCTGGGAAGATGTGCAATGGCAGGATTTTGATACGCACTTGCAGACTGCTTTGCAAGGTGCGTTTTATCTCGTGCGCCATGTGACGCCGCAAATGGAAGCCGCAAATTACGGCAAAATTATCCACATCAGTGCGCAATTGATTGAAGCACCGATGGGGAATTTGTTGCCGTTTATCACCGCGAAGGCGGCGTTGGATGGCTTTAGCCATGCGCTGGCGATTGAGCTGTCCCCCAAAGGGATTCGCGTGAATATGGTGGCGCCCGGTATGACCGATACCGCGCAATTGGCGGAAGTGCCGGAACGTATCCGCTTAATGGCGGCGGCGCGTGTCCCCTTGCGGCGCATTGCCAAGCCTGACGATGTGGCGGGCGTTGTGGCTTTCCTTGCTTCGCGCCAATCTGACTATTTGACGGGCGAAACCATTCGCGTCAACGGCGGACAGGTGATGTCTTGATTTTTCCCATAGCGATTAGAAAAGGATGATTCATGTTGAAGTCGATTGCCTTATTTTTCGATAACTTGTTGAGAAGCCTGATTCGCCCGCTGGGTGGTTCTGCCGGTCGCACGGTGCGCTATTGGTATTACAGCCGTCGTTTGGGCAGTTGCGGTAAAAACCTCGTCATTGATGAGGGGGTGATTATTCAGGGTGCTAGGGATATTCACCTAGGCGATAACGTGTGGATTGACCGTTATTGCATCTTAATGGCGGGTAAAGTGCCGTTAGAGCAGGGCGCGAAAGTGCTGGAAAATCCGAATTATCAGCATGAAATTGGTGAATTGCATGTGGGGAGTAATGTGCATATTACGCCATTTTCATTGATTCAGGCTCACGGCGGGGTGCAGATTGGGAATGATTGCGGTACGGGTTCCGGGGCAAAAATTTACTCGCTAACTAATTTGCCAACCGATTCGGCTAATCCAGAACGGCGCGTTTGTTACAGTTGGGGCGGGGAACTGGCGCAGTTATCTGCCCCTATTGTGATTGGCAATAATGTGGGGATTGGTTTGGGCGCAGTTATTTTACCCGCCGTCACTATCGAAGATGAATGCTTTGTTGCGCCTTATTCCATTGTGATGAGTCCGATCAAGGCCAACAGTTTTGTGTCAGGAAATCCGGCACGTAAAGTGAAAGAACGCTTCCCTGTTACTGAAACTGAAAAACAATCATAAAAAAGTAAAGTTACACCGTAATTACCAGCCATCAATTCAAATTAGTAGTTAATTATATTATAAAGTTTTGATTAGAAACGATTTCTTGTGTATGGAAATCGTTTCTGTTAAACATACCCCACCTTGTAAAAACGGCAAGCACCATTGTGCTTAGGATGAAAATTGTGAAAAAACTATTCTTATTGGTAATAATCGCCACATTATCTTTGTTCCATTTTTCTGCTCAAGCAGAAGAGAAAGCGGCAACGTCAGTGACCGAAGCGGCGGTTGTCAAACCCGCCGTGACCGAACAAGTTGAGACACCAGCGCTGCCGACGAAAACTGATCAAGCCGCTGCACCCGCTACCGGTGGCGAAAAGAAAGCGGAAGGTGAAGCCGCCGTTTCGACTGACGCTAAACCTAAAGAGGAGAAGAAAGCCGCAGGCGGTGATGAGCCTGACTGCAATTAGGTTTGCGTGCACATTTATTATAAAATCTATTAATTGGAGGATGGAGATGAAATTGATCAAATTATTTGGTGTGGCTGCTTTAATGGCAGGTTTGAGTGTATCCAACGTATTGTTGGCGGAAGACGCTAAACCTGTGGGCATTACCGCAGAAAAAATGAGCGTTACCGTCAAACACGGTGGCGAGTCGGTAGAAATCAAGCGCGACCAAGACAATAAAGCAGTAGTGGTTGATGACTTCGCTAAAACATCGCGTCCTTGCCCGCCATTCTGCATCCAGCCTGATACCATCGCGAAAGGTGTTGAAACCATCGCCGAAATGGGCATGTTGGATTATCTTGAAAAAATGAGTGGTGGCGATGCTAGTGTTTTGGTCGTTGATTCCCGTACTGCCGACTGGGTTGAAAAGGGTACGATCCCCGGTGCAGTGAACCTGCCTTGGGAAAACTTAGCACCCGACAAAGGCGCTAGTACCGATGACATTATTAAAATTCTCACTGAGCAATTCGGTGCGAAATTGGCTAAAGACGCTGACGCACTTGCGGTGGATGAAGCAGTCGCCGCTGGTGGCGACGCGGTTAGTAAAGTATTTGATTATTCCGAGGCTAAAACTCTGGTGATGTTCTGTAATGGCATGTGGTGTGGTCAATCACCAACCAATATTAAGACCTTGCTGAAGTTTGGCTACCCAGCGGATAAACTCAAATGGTATCGCGGTGGGATGCAGGACTGGGCGATTCTTGGTTTGACGACGGTTAAACCTGTCGCTGCAAAGTAAGCGCGTCAGTTTGATCAGAATAACAAAAAGCCAGCGTTTGCTGGCTTTTTGTGTTTAGGCGCTCAAACGTTCTTGAACCAAAACCCATGGAGCTACCACGACTGCCCATAGATTATCAGGGTGGCGGTTCGCCCAGTCGATAGCGGTTTCATCGCGAAGCTGTTCAACTTGTTGATTTTGAAGCCATTGTTGCAGCTTGTGGGTATTGTCTTCTGCGAGTGTGGTGGCGACTTCAACGAGGTCAAGCGCCGCAACCACGTGAATGACTTTGCCACCAGCAAAATAGCGCTCCAACTCAGGCCAGCTAATACGGGCAGTTTCTAAATTGAGGCGGTCGCGCAGTGGGAGTGCTTCTTCCATGGCTTAAGTTTTCCGAGTTTGTACAGGATTGGGCTTAGCTGATGGGTGCGGGCAGCTTATCTGCGGCAAATTGGAGATTTTGCTGTATTCGGACACGCTCGTCAGCCGGTAATTCAGGGTCTGATAATAAACTATCACACAAATTCATGCATTCTTGGTAGTGCGCTATCCAGTAAGCAATGACGGCTAATTCGTCTTTGGCTTTCCATCCGTAAATATCCGGCAGTACGAATAGGATGTCGTTGGGAAGTGGGGTGTGAGCAGCCGCAAGTGCGTAGGGGTAGGCGAGTGCAAAGCGGCCTTGCATACGCAGGTAACGCGCCAAATGATGCAAACTTTCGGCCCGTTGGGGACGGTATTCATGGGCTTTTAGATAGGCGTTGATGATTTCCTCTGATGGGTAATTACCTTGTTCTTTGAGGCGGGCAATCTCAAACAATGCATACCACGCTTCTTCTTCCCAGCCACCCATGGTGACGCGTTGTTGGTAGTTTTCAATGGCGGCTTCAATATCACCGGCATCGCGGTAACTTTGTGCTAGATAGAAGCGGTAGCGGGTGTTGTTGGGTTCATCCTGCAACGCTTTGATCAAGACTTTTGCATCTTTTAGGTATTTGTCAGGATCGTTGCTTCTTGCGCCTTCGGTAGAGGCGCGGATGAAATAGTCGCCTTGCAAAATTTCGGTAGTGAATGGTGTATTCGCTTCCAAGTATTCGTGCAATACACCCTGCCACTTCCACGCAAGGCTAGTGCGGATCAGTTTGAGGTTGGCGTATTGGAGTTCATTGTAACGAATGTTGAGGTTGTAGCCGTCGGCGCTTAGGTTGCTAAATTGGAAATCATCGGCAGCAACCAAGCTGTCATCGGCGTCCATAATAAGAATGTAATCGGCTTTATCGCGGGCGTGTTCGAGTGCGATATTGCGATTGTGGGCAAAGTCGCGCCATTCATTTTCGATGAGAATGCCGTCAACATTGTGTTGTGTAAAATAGTCACGGATGATTTGTTGGGTTCCATCCGTTGAGCCAGTGTCGCTGATTACCCAGTAATCAATCTTGTCTTTAACACTGTCGAGACAGCGAGTAATGACTTTGCTTTCATTTTTGACAATCATGTTTAGGCAGATGCTTGGTTTGATCGTGTTCATTGTTGAGTCCTCCTGTTGTCAAAAGTAAAGCCCACCAACTGGCGGGCTTTACTGTTAGTTGGTAAACGGCAATCTCACCATGGAGGATTGCCGCCCGCTATCCGTGGATAACTTCAGCTTAGTTGCACTTCAACTTAGCGCTGATATTGGCAAAGCTGCAATCGAAGCCGCCAAACGCATCAGGCTTAAGGCTAAAGTTGCTGGATTTGCCCCACTTGTCGGTCGCGGTGCCTTCCATGCAACCATCGCTCTTCACGTGCAGGCCACTCAGGTTGTAGTTGCCGTGTGACGTTGACATGTTGCAGTTGTTGCTACCTTTCCAGTCGAATGAAACGTTGCAGTTGCTGCCGTTGCCTGAGTAATGGCCAGGTTTGCAGTCATGATGCCCGCTGGTTGCACCGGTAGCGCCTTTAGGACCAGTTGCGCCCGTTGCACCAGTTGCACCTTGAGTGCCAGTTGCGCCTGTGGCTCCAGTGTTACCCGTTGCGCCTTTAGGACCAGTTGCGCCCGTTGCGCCAGTGTTACCCGTTGCGCCGGTAGAACCTGCTGCACCAGTGTTACCCGTTGCGCCTGTAGCACCCGCTGCGCCAGTTGCGCCGGTAGAACCTGCTGCACCAGTGTTACCCGTTGCGCCAGTAGAACCTGCTGCACCAGTGTTACCCGTTGCGCCTGTAGCACCCGCTGCGCCAGTTGCGCCTTGAGCACCAGTGTCACCTTTCAGCCACGCGCGAACGTCGTTCTGGTCTGTGTTGCCGTTTGCATCAAAGTCGCCGATTGTGTCTTTGAACCAATCAAAGAAGCCTTGACCGTTTGAGCCGTTAGAACCAGTAGCGCCGGTAGCGCCATTCATGCCTGCTGCACCAGTAGCGCCGGTAGCACCGTTCATGCCTGCTGCACCAGTAGCGCCGGTAGCACCGTTCATGCCTGCTGCACCAGTAGCGCCGGTAGCGCCATTCATGCCTGCTGCACCAGTAGCGCCGGTAGCGCCATTCATGCCTGCTGCACCAGTAGCGCCGGTAGCACCGTCTTGACCGTCAGTACCATTGGTACCGTTCATGCCTGCTGCACCAGTAGCGCCGGTAGCGCCGTTCATGCCTGCTGCACCAGTAGCGCCGGTAGCGCCGTTCATGCCTGCTGCACCAGTAGCGCCGGTAGCACCGTTCATGCCTGCTGCACCAGTAGCGCCGGTAGCGCCGTTCATGCCTGCTGCACCAGTAGCGCCGGTAGCGCCGTTCATGCCTGCTGCACCAGTAGCGCCGGTAGCGCCGGTAGCGCCGTCTTCACCATCACAGCCATCGCGACCAGCAGCGCCAGTGGCACCGTTCATGCCTGCTGCACCAGTAGCGCCGGTAGCGCCGTTCATGCCTGCTGCACCAGTAGCGCCGGTAGCACCGTCTTGACCGTCAGTACCATTGGTACCGTTCATGCCTGCTGCACCAGTAGCGCCGGTAGCGCCGTTCATGCCTGCTGCACCAGTAGCGCCGGTAGCACCGTTCATGCCTGCTGCACCAGTAGCGCCGGTAGCACCGTCTTGACCGTCAGTACCATTGGTACCGTTCATGCCTGCTGCACCAGTAGCGCCGGTAGCGCCGTTCATGCCTGCTGCACCAGTAGCGCCGGTAGCACCGTTCATGCCTGCTGCACCAGTAGCGCCGGTAGCACCGTTCATGCCTGCTGCACCAGTAGCGCCGGTAGCACCGTTCATGCCTGCTGCACCAGTAGCGCCGGTAGCGCCGTCTTCACCATCACAGCCATCGCGACCAGCAGCGCCAGTGGCACCGTTCATGCCTGCTGCACCAGTAGCGCCGGTAGCACCGTTCATGCCTGCTGCACCAGTAGCGCCGGTAGCACCGTTCATGCCTGCTGCACCAGTAGCGCCGGTAGCACCGTTCATGCCTGCTGCACCAGTAGCGCCGGTAGCACCGTCTTGACCGTCAGTACCATTGGTACCGTTCATGCCTGCTGCACCAGTAGCGCCGGTAGCACCGTCTTGACCGTCAGTACCATTGGTACCATTGGTACCGTTCATGCCTGCTGCACCAGTAGCGCCGGTAGCGCCGGTAGCGCCATTCATGCCTGCTGCACCAGTAGCGCCGGTGTATCCACGATCACCCTTGTCACCGCGATCACCTTTGTCGCCTTTCAAGCCGGTGTCGCCTTTATCACCCTTGTCACCGCGATCACCTTTGTCGCCTTTCAAGCCGGTGTCGCCTTTATCACCCTTGTCGCCGCGATCACCTTTGTCGCCTTTCAAGCCGGTGTATCCACGATCACCCTTGTCACCGCGATCACCTTTGTCGCCTTTCAAGCCGGTGTCGCCTTTATCACCCTTGTCACCGCGATCACCTTTGTCGCCTTTCAAGCCGGTGTCGCCTTTA
The DNA window shown above is from Candidatus Thiothrix sulfatifontis and carries:
- a CDS encoding SDR family oxidoreductase produces the protein MARFDEILVGQVAELEHVVTDKDLERFVELSGDDNRLHVDPSYAARTSFKKPVAHGMLGVSFISTIIGTRLPGDGALWFAQNLEFLLPVRVGDTLTVRAEVLRKIDRMQVIELQTDIFNQHRQKVTTGVAKIKVVEIEDDPSIEPEPPRPVALVVGGSGGIGSAVCRHLAAAGFDVAVHYFTQVANAEAVLRDVEATGQKAVMVAADIRNETAVANMAHYVQRHLGNITVLVNCTTAPMAAIRWEDVQWQDFDTHLQTALQGAFYLVRHVTPQMEAANYGKIIHISAQLIEAPMGNLLPFITAKAALDGFSHALAIELSPKGIRVNMVAPGMTDTAQLAEVPERIRLMAAARVPLRRIAKPDDVAGVVAFLASRQSDYLTGETIRVNGGQVMS
- a CDS encoding rhodanese-like domain-containing protein is translated as MKLIKLFGVAALMAGLSVSNVLLAEDAKPVGITAEKMSVTVKHGGESVEIKRDQDNKAVVVDDFAKTSRPCPPFCIQPDTIAKGVETIAEMGMLDYLEKMSGGDASVLVVDSRTADWVEKGTIPGAVNLPWENLAPDKGASTDDIIKILTEQFGAKLAKDADALAVDEAVAAGGDAVSKVFDYSEAKTLVMFCNGMWCGQSPTNIKTLLKFGYPADKLKWYRGGMQDWAILGLTTVKPVAAK
- a CDS encoding DUF2288 domain-containing protein, with translation MEEALPLRDRLNLETARISWPELERYFAGGKVIHVVAALDLVEVATTLAEDNTHKLQQWLQNQQVEQLRDETAIDWANRHPDNLWAVVVAPWVLVQERLSA
- a CDS encoding glycosyltransferase, translating into MNTIKPSICLNMIVKNESKVITRCLDSVKDKIDYWVISDTGSTDGTQQIIRDYFTQHNVDGILIENEWRDFAHNRNIALEHARDKADYILIMDADDSLVAADDFQFSNLSADGYNLNIRYNELQYANLKLIRTSLAWKWQGVLHEYLEANTPFTTEILQGDYFIRASTEGARSNDPDKYLKDAKVLIKALQDEPNNTRYRFYLAQSYRDAGDIEAAIENYQQRVTMGGWEEEAWYALFEIARLKEQGNYPSEEIINAYLKAHEYRPQRAESLHHLARYLRMQGRFALAYPYALAAAHTPLPNDILFVLPDIYGWKAKDELAVIAYWIAHYQECMNLCDSLLSDPELPADERVRIQQNLQFAADKLPAPIS